The following are encoded together in the Leguminivora glycinivorella isolate SPB_JAAS2020 chromosome 18, LegGlyc_1.1, whole genome shotgun sequence genome:
- the LOC125235752 gene encoding LOW QUALITY PROTEIN: facilitated trehalose transporter Tret1-2 homolog (The sequence of the model RefSeq protein was modified relative to this genomic sequence to represent the inferred CDS: inserted 1 base in 1 codon), whose amino-acid sequence MLAKKLMEILKRSARFARSACGACGAGRARTMLATIKSCWKVWRYGDLYMVLAALAAQSINISVGFCQGFSAVLLPQYTHEHPNITYEQSSWIASLGVISNPIGALLGGMMVDAVGRRLLLQSIVLPNLVGWLVIAFSETYVFLCVGRFITGFTIGMSTASYIYVAEITTPEKRGVLSALGPGLVSTGIFVIYSLGSFVHWRKVAAICAGVSLLTPFLMYFVPEXPLWLASKGQMKEAYNSMFWLRQNNSTAQQELMEFTKDRKNDSLTFRQKLGLFKRRSVLKPFCLLIVFFMFQEMSGIYVILYYAVDFFHSVDTSVNAFTASIIVGGVRVFMGAVGACLINSFRRKTLAATSGLLLGVTMLGAAVCDTVNGPPLLKLACVLLHVSFSMVGFLQLPWIMSGELYPQDIRGVMSGATACCAYVLIFFNIKTYPQLENVLTSNGTLYLFGFCALLGASYCLLFLPETKGKSLTEIMKQFDEEKKEIDPEVGKNYSIEGRQVQRRHSAGASVSLEKNKEIFAPRWIHRDDEKIPGHQE is encoded by the exons GTACTGGCAGCACTGGCAGCGCAGTCCATCAACATATCGGTGGGGTTCTGCCAAGGCTTCTCTGCGGTCTTGCTGCCTCAGTACACGCATGAGCACCCCAACATCACGTACGAGCAGAGTTCATGGATTG CAAGCCTGGGCGTAATCTCCAACCCGATTGGGGCGCTTCTCGGTGGCATGATGGTGGATGCTGTCGGTCGAAGGTTGCTGCTCCAGTCCATAGTGCTGCCTAATCTGGTGGGCTGGCTGGTCATCGCCTTCTCGGAGACTTACGTCTTCCTCTGTGTGGGCCGGTTCATCACCGGCTTTACCATTG GCATGTCAACAGCCTCCTACATCTACGTGGCCGAGATCACGACGCCTGAGAAACGGGGCGTCCTCAGCGCGCTAGGTCCAGGCCTGGTGTCCACTGGCATCTTCGTTATTTACTCGCTAGGGTCCTTCGTGCACTGGCGGAAGGTCGCCGCCATATGCGCTGGTGTCTCACTCCTAACTCCCTTCTTAATGTACTTCGTTCCTG TCCCGCTCTGGCTAGCTTCAAAAGGACAGATGAAAGAAGCATACAACTCCATGTTCTGGCTAAGACAGAACAACAGCACAGCGCAGCAGGAGTTAATGGAGTTCACTAAAGACAGAAAAAACGACAGTTTGACCTTCAGACAGAAGCTTGGACTATTCAAGCGGAGAAGCGTGTTGAAACCATTCTGTCTCCTGATAGTCTTCTTTATGTTCCAAGAGATGTCCGGCATTTACGTGATATTATACTATGCTGTAGATTTCTTCCACTCTGTCGATACCAGTGTGAATGCGTTCACAGCTTCGATCATAGTGGGCGGAGTACGAGTATTCATGGGAGCCGTGGGTGCTTGTTTAATAAACAGCTTTAGAAGAAAAACTTTAGCAGCAACATCGGGGTTATTATTAGGAGTAACTATGCTTGGGGCCGCCGTGTGTGACACCGTAAATGGTCCCCCGTTGTTGAAGCTAGCGTGCGTGCTTCTACACGTATCATTCAGTATGGTTGGTTTTCTCCAACTCCCTTGGATAATGTCTGGAGAACTGTACCCTCAGGATATTAGAGGGGTCATGTCAGGGGCAACAGCCTGCTGTGCGTACGTTCTTATTTTCTTTAACATAAAAACATACCCTCAGTTGGAGAATGTATTAACCAGTAACGGTACTTTGTACTTGTTTGGGTTTTGCGCGCTGCTGGGAGCGTCGTACTGCTTACTGTTCCTTCCGGAGACAAAAGGAAAGTCGTTGACTGAAATTATGAAGCAATTTGATGAGGAAAAGAAGGAGATAGATCCTGAAGTTGGTAAAAACTACAGTATTGAAGGGCGGCAAGTGCAGAGGAGGCACAGTGCCGGTGCATCAGTATCTTTAGAAAAGAATAAGGAGATCTTCGCCCCGCGATGGATTCACAGAGACGATGAAAAAATCCCGGGCCATCAGGAGTAA